The following coding sequences are from one Asterias amurensis chromosome 8, ASM3211899v1 window:
- the LOC139940873 gene encoding uncharacterized protein, whose protein sequence is MEPPQDGGSSDVAAQLAKEKNRKSKRAPQQLYVPKARRQELSKESAQNSQQPTEAVEKQEEISTPGVKQHPKKNEKKKGRDGNKGKQRRTSEDGTESGNKDPKEKRNKGKHNRKADLQRYAPRQSKKSTSEEEDGQPKEQNEDAGVRPMDRKKEKQEIVSEKPAENASLIPEDWNEIDCDEKDVTCHPTGTRLTAHGKLILVDPDDETTPEPSSLVNQDQIQETKAKNPESLKSPGDSANEHSAEDNNPVDTEGISASNKIKANISDVPVTITDKSSSAFETSNSEQDGVKMETITNNDAVKSRTIEDDTEVKPVTVDTTAPDTMTSEATPDVMPEQNNQDRVNTEGVTRLSLNEHEPLSKDLEPSIVPPSGQTDGSDKETVHPNASDEHKQELQSETPTTDPSRNEEEKSKELSETDVDKESNNVEEEDVDDWDTMFDESGDCLKQEEIKEITEGVGNVQLTVKQSKRDYYNYQPKDHTDYSEFEHIIEVYDFPVDFKTQDLIMGFCTMKTKEMDIKWVDDTHALAIFPSVIIAQDALSNSNPMFRTRPLMLASRESKEKARHCQEFLRPAKPRPETSTMAARRMVSGALGIKTNVSKEQRAAERQKIKDAKDRRRSDKKQQEDIWDGNI, encoded by the exons ATGGAACCACCTCAAGATGGGGGAAGCTCTGATGTAGCAGCTCAACTAGCCAAAGAGAAAAACAg AAAATCGAAGAGAGCTCCTCAACAACTCTATGTACCAAAAGCAAGGAGACAAGAACTATCTAAGGAGTCTGCGCAAAACAGCCAGCAACCAACCGAGGCTGTTGAGAAGCAAGAAGAGATATCTACACCTGGTGTCAAACAACATCCTAAGAAAAATGAGAAGAAGAAAGGACGAGATGGGAACAAGGGAAAGCAGAGGAGAACATCAGAAGATGGGACAGAGAGTGGGAATAAAGACCCGAAAGAGAAACGAAACAAAGGAAAGCACAACCGGAAAGCAGACTTGCAGAGATACGCCCCGAGACAATCAAAGAAGAGTACAAGTGAAGAGGAAGATGGTCAGCCGAAGGAGCAAAATGAAGATGCGGGTGTAAGACCTATGGATAGGAAGAAAGAGAAGCAGGAGATAGTGTCTGAGAAGCCGGCAGAGAATGCATCCCTGATCCCTGAAGATTGGAATGAGATTGATTGCGATGAGAAAGATGTGACTTGCCATCCAACAGGTACGAGACTCACTGCTCATGGCAAACTTATCCTAGTCGACCCTGATGATGAGACAACCCCAGAACCATCGTCCCTCGTCAACCAAGATCAGATTCAAGAAACCAAAGCTAAGAACCCTGAGTCGCTAAAATCACCAGGAGATTCTGCAAACGAACATTCCGCTGAGGATAATAATCCTGTAGATACCGAGGGAATATCAgcaagcaataaaataaaagcaaatatTAGTGATGTACCTGTTACAATAACTGATAAAAGTTCAAGTGCCTTTGAAACGAGCAATAGTGAGCAAGATGGAGTTAAAATGGAAACGATCACAAACAATGATGCGGTTAAAAGTAGAACAATTGAGGACGACACTGAAGTTAAGCCTGTTACAGTTGATACTACAGCACCAGACACCATGACAAGTGAAGCAACACCAGACGTCATGCCAGAGCAGAACAACCAAGACAGAGTAAACACTGAAGGTGTTACTCGTCTCAGCTTAAACGAACATGAACCTCTGAGTAAAGATCTCGAACCTTCAATTGTCCCACCCTCGGGCCAAACAGATGGGTCTGACAAAGAAACTGTGCATCCAAATGCCTCGGATGAGCACAAGCAGGAACTGCAGTCGGAAACACCCACCACTGATCCGTCAAGGAATGAGGAAGAGAAAAGCAAAGAACTTTCGGAAACAGATGTTGATAAAGAGAGCAATAATGTAGAGGAAGAGGATGTGGACGATTGGGATACCATGTTTGATGAGAGCGGTGATTGTCTCAAGCAGGAAGAGATAAAAGAG ATAACTGAGGGCGTTGGAAATGTTCAACTAACCGTCAAACAATCCAAACGAGATTACTACAACTACCAACCCAAGGATCACACGGACTATTCAG AATTTGAGCACATTATTGAGGTTTATGACTTTCCAGTAGACTTTAAAACCCAAGATTTAATCATGGGGTTCTGTACAATGAA AACCAAAGAGATGGACATCAAATGGGTAGATGACACACATGCATTAGCCATCTTCCCGTCAGTCATTATAG CACAAGACGCCCTCTCTAACTCCAACCCAATGTTCCGTACCCGTCCTCTGATGCTTGCCTCCCGGGAATCTAAAGAGAAAGCCAGACATTGCCAAGAGTTCCTTCGTCCTGCCAAACCTCGACCAGAGACCTCCACCATGGCTGCAAGGAGGATGGTGTCTGGTGCACTAGGAATCAAAACCAATGTCTCCAAGGAGCAGAGAGCTGCCGAAAGGCAAAAGATCAAAGATGCAAAAG ATCGTAGACGGAGTGACAAGAAACAGCAGGAGGATATCTGGGATGGTAACAtctaa